One part of the Vicia villosa cultivar HV-30 ecotype Madison, WI linkage group LG6, Vvil1.0, whole genome shotgun sequence genome encodes these proteins:
- the LOC131610787 gene encoding protein CURVATURE THYLAKOID 1B, chloroplastic-like — MASSTSSSTLSLSSSSTLIDAKPPCRQSTSPQCVSLPTLPLPPAQSQTRPWKTTAFCRKIARNVMSMASSTTTETATAPVDPVPASAEQLSVSDSPEFLKTIQETWEKVEDKYAVSTIAVAGAVALWGSAGVISAIDRLPLVPGVLEVVGIGYTGWFAYKNIIFKPDRDVLVQKIKGTVKEITGIDI, encoded by the exons ATGGCTTCTTCAACCTCATCCTCCACTCTTTCATTATCCTCTTCATCCACTCTAATTGATGCCAAACCTCCTTGCAGACAATCTACTTCTCCACAATGTGTGAGCCTTCCGACTCTTCCTCTTCCGCCGGCACAGTCTCAAACTCGTCCATGGAAAACCACAGCATTCT GTCGAAAGATTGCTCGCAACGTTATGTCGATGGCTTCGAGTACCACAACAGAAACAGCCACAGCACCAGTTGATCCAGTGCCTGCCTCAGCTGAGCAGCTCAGCGTTAGTGATTCTCCAGAATTTCTCAAGACTATTCAAGAAACA TGGGAGAAAGTTGAAGACAAATATGCTGTGAGTACAATAGCTGTAGCCGGGGCAGTTGCATTATGGGGCTCAGCCGGTGTCATCTCG GCAATTGATAGGCTTCCTTTAGTTCCTGGAGTTCTTGAAGTTGTAGGCATTGGTTACACTGGG TGGTTTGCATACAAGAACATAATTTTCAAGCCAGACAG GGACGTTTTGGTACAGAAAATAAAAGGAACTGTTAAAGAAATTACTGGGATCGATATCTAA